The sequence TCGTGGTCACcctctttccctttgtttcatGGCTGTACATTTATGTGAACAAAGAGATGCGAGCGTCTTGGCCAACACACTGTAAAACGGTGATTTAATTGGGTGAAAGTACAGAATAAATATTCTGACCTcacttgcctttgcttttggtTCTTAATGAAAGGTTACTATCAGTTTGATAGAACCCAAGAATGCCTAGCTACTTCCAGCAGTGCAGTCtgagatttgtttaaaaaattgaGGAACACTGTCAAATCTGAGTGGAAAAATTTTTCTACAGGAACTGTTCTTCAGCTGGCTGCttcacacattttcaaaacaccATTGAACTAATGTGTGTTCGAACGGTATATTCAATGGCATCCCTGGATCACATTCCAACCACCTCATACTTCAGGAAAGCTACTGTTGTCTAATGTaaggggaaagcaaagcaaacactttGTTGCAATACATGACTATTTACAGCCATAAAACTCTCAGATGTCTGCCTGGATAGACCATTGCGACTAACTGAAAAACTGTGCAGTCTGCATTTACGTTCCTATGTTAAAATCATATGTAGAATATATTTGAAGAAGTATTTTTGCTATTATCTTTAACTGAAAATTTCTGGCTTTAGAGTAATAAACactattttttctaaagaaaactcaGTGAAAGCTTCTGTATCTTACATCATCGTTCTGCGAGATGAGTACTCAAGACTGCCACCAGCAGATGTGGTCAGTATCACAACTCCACTTCTCACAGAATTACACAGAGCAGCCCAGCAACAGTAAGCGTGTTCCACTGCTGCTAATCCTGGAGAAGGAAGGTAAATACACTGGACACACAAGCTAGCCGGGAGACAGACGGGTCCAGATGCAGCACAGCAAGATGCTTTAGATCCTTCCATGTCAGGGCTTCTTCACTCAGTACTGCTACAGGCTAATACAGCTGTGCACACATAGATCCTAGCGGGTGCATCTGCAGCATTATGCAATGTAGCACAGATGGTCTCGTTTTTCCTTGGGCTTAGCTTTTCTTAAGGATTACTTCAGTCTTTTAAAGCAATGTTAAAATGACTGCATTAAGCTACAGGGTGGACTAATTCTGCCAGACACGAGATATTACTGACTATGAtgttaaacaacaaaaaaatattgaaatgcaGCTGGGCAGCTACAATTCTGCATACTTTAATTCTGACTGATATAAAAAAGGGGCTTTATTGGACAATATTCATAATATGGCTTGCATTTTTTCACGTAAAGTAATACTTGCTGTGAAAGTCACAGTAAGGTCAGGATTGGGTGTTTCAAGTCAATATTCTGCATTCACgtatatttatttcaaatacagctgCTGGCCGCCTCTGTTCTCCACAAAGAAACTAGGTCTgcttttttacagaaatataattCCTAAAATTCTGTATCCAGGAGAAAAGTTTCCGTTAAAGCTATAAGGATCAGCCATGCACATGTTTCTACAAGCAAAGAAGCTGAATCCCCTGCTTTTTTGTCCAAGTACTTCCTGAAGAAGAgtgatttgtgttttgttacCATTTTCGGAAATGCATAACTCTGTCTGAAATTCTGCCCCTTCCCTTTAGTATCATTTTATCTTCGTAGACATAAATGGTTCCAAAGGCATTGCTTTCTGGTGGAGTTTCAATAACCCCCTCCAAAGTTAGATGATGAACTCCGTGAGAGTCTAAACAATATCCACCATCGTGCAGGTGCCCTGCAAGAAAGCAGACCACGCACCGATGAGAGTAGATGACCGAAAGGGCATCTTTGTAATTCCAGGCTAGGCAAACTCTGTCTGAAGCATCTGGGTGAATGGGCAGATGACCTGCAGttgaaagggaaagaagtaGGAGAGTTACTTTAACTGTAATCAAACTCTGCATTCATTCCTGGGAAATTCAGACACCTAACTACACCGAAAGCTCACTCGACTGTGAGTCATGATTACTATTTTCTTACTTCACAGGTTACATGTGTAACTCAGTGCAGCAACAAAGCTGCTACATGTTTTCCTGAGTTAATACGCATTGGCTATGTAACCTTTTTTTGCATATATCCCCATACATCCCCCATATCCACCTACCCATAACTACaactttttcttggttttcatcAGAGAACTTGAGGACTTCATTGAACCAGTCCAGCTGGGCTTGGCTAAATCCTCCATTAAACTCCACAAACTGAGGTTCTTCGAGTCCTGCAGTGAAAAAGAAGGTTAGGCATAGGTGCATACACCTCTTGTGGCTCCCATGTTTGCTCGCCTTGTGCAAGTCACATTACCATAGATGGTTTACTCttataactttcttttttttttaatctctttgaTCAAAAGTCCAGCTTCCTTGGACAaccaagaaaaaattatttgtcagCGTTTTGGGGGGATTTTGGTCACACTGCATGCATGGGATTTCCACTCTTGggtgtccccctgcccccagcataGGGTGGGATGGGCATCACTCCACACTCTGCACCAACAACTGCCTTTGGTTCTGATGCTGCGGAGCGCACAGCACAACGTCAGCCCATCCCAAAGGCAGCAGGGTGGCATGGCAGGTAGGGGGGAGGCCCACCTGGAGCCCCCCGAGCGGCGCTCAGCCAGCAGCACGGTGGCAGGGAGGTGGACAGGGACGGGGTGCGTGCTGGGCCCCCAGGCATCACGGGGAGCTGGGGTTCAGCTGCCTGCCAAGGGCCATGCCGGGGGTACCTGCAGGGCTGTTGAGGTTGTCGTTGGGGTTCTTCTCCCGCAGCAGCCGCAGGGACTCCAGGTACCGGGGGCTGTCCGGCTCCCTGCCCAGGATGCTCAGGTCGTAGGCGTCGAGCACGACAACGCGGACCCGCACGGCCGGGCTGAAGTGATAGGCCTGGCAGTCCCCGGCCGGGCTGCAGCGACAGGCCTGGCAGTCCCTGCCCGGCGGCCTGGCCACCGCCGCCGAGAGGCCGCTGCGCGCCAGGCGGGCCCGGCTGAAGTTGTAGAGCTCGTGGTTGCCCCAGGCGTGGTGCACCGGCACCGGCAGCCGCCCCAGCACCGCCAGCACCCGCTCCAGGGCGGCctcggccgcgccgcgccgcgcgtTGAGGCCGTCGATGCTGTCGCCCAGCTGCAGCACGAAGGCGAGCGGCGGCCTCTCGGCGGCCCACGCTTCCACGGCGTCCCGCAGCAGGCCGAGGCTCTGCCGGTAATACCGCCGCCGGCACCCGCCGAAGTCGTAGCCGTCCTCCGCGTCCGCGTACTGGATGTCGGCGATGACCCCGAAGCAGAGGagcggcggcgccgccgccatcgcgggcggggcggggcggggcggaaGAGGCGGCCCCGGAAGGGCGGGCGGCaacatggcggcggcggcggcgctgcggggcggccgggcggtGCGGTGCTGGCGGCTgccgggcgcggggctgggggggccgcCGGttcccgcccgccgcccgctctCCCGCCTCCCGCCaggcggcggcccccggccgGGCGCGCAGAGGGTGAGcgcgggggggagcgggcggctggcggcggcggcggggcgggccgggccccgctCCTCGGGCACTAACGGCTTCTCCCCGGCAGCTGGTGTCGTGGCGGTCGCTGGCGGCCACCGCCGTGCTGTgcggggggctgctggccgCCATGAAGAAGGTGAAGCGGTGGAAGGAGGAGGGTGAgtgcggccgggccgggctgttcccgcggggcggcggcgggacggggcgTCTGTGCGAGGGGGGTCTGTGCGGGGACTGGGGGGCGGCTGTGAGTGGGGGTGTCTGTGGGGCGGCTGTAAGGGGCTGTTCGTCCCACCTCAGCGTCCTGCTGCACCATGTTGTGCTTCGTACATCGCTGCTTTGGGCCCGCGTGTGCGTAAGCGCCACAGAGGGTTGTCACCCGTTCCCCAAGCCTTTGCGCTTGAGCGGTGCAAACTCCCACCCGCACCTTTGCCCGCCGGAGCGGTGGCCCGTGGCCACACAGCCCggttcctgctgcagctgctgcccgtGCGTCTCATTTTCCCACTCATCTCGTTGGAGGTCAGAGCGGTCACAGCTTTCAGGGTGTGTTTTTTGCAAAAGCTGcggggttttgttttgcaccAAGCCAGGTCCCTGTCTtgccctttttttcttgttctttattaaaatacaatcaGATGAAAATGAGAGAGATCATTAAGTTTCAAAGGAGTTTAGAGATAGATTTAGTTTTGCCCAAACTGAATACTTTTGGGAAGTTTTGTCTGCGTTGGGATTCTGTATGACGGGCATGGGTAGATGTTGGCACTTCAGTGCCCTGGGCCACGACTGTGCGAGGCTGCCTGACtcccggctgctgctgctgctgcggctccCCGGGAGGTAGCGTGGGTGGTGGCGTGGGTGTGTTGGATCccctgcttgttttctttttgtagcgCTGGAGAAGGAACGAAACCGAGGCATTGGGAAACCGCTGCTAGGAGGGCCCTTCTCGCTTGTCAGCCACGAGGGGCAGCCCCGGAGCAGCAAGGACTACATTGGCCAGTGGGTGCTGATCTACTTTGGCTTCACACACTGCCCTGACATCTGTCCTGATGAACTGGAGAAAATGATTGAAGTGGTAGATGAAATTGGTATGGGAATTTGGTTGGCGTAGTGGTCCTTTTTGTGGGAGGGCCAGGTTTGTTGTGGTGAAATGTCACAAATAGTAATAATTGatgatctttttaaaaaaatggtgttGACTACTATTGAGTAGTTGAATTAATTGCCAAGTGATACATATATCAATCTGCCTGTCACTAGGATCTGATATTGAGAGCATGGCAGCACTGATTTTTCTGCAGTGGGGAACTTCTTGGTAATAAAATGTGGTGGTGGCAGGTTACAGGGAACGGTGCCATTGCATTGTGTTTTTGCCAAGAAGTAGTTGTGGCATGtattagggttttttcccctctcttttatTCATTCTGAGAACAGATCTCTGTGAGGGTCTCTTCTGAGAATGACTGTGCTTTGGAATGGAGGTTGGGGGAAGGGTGTGTGACGGAGGTGGTTTTCTGAGCCTGCGGGCCCTGAAGCATAATGGAGTAGGGGTAAAAGTAAGCAAGCAAGCGGGCGGGTGGACtaaagtgaagaaaatacagtgaaggCTATGGCAGGAACATGAGGGAAAGAGCCTGAATGGTGTCTTCACCTATCCTCCTGCTTCACCGTTATGGACATGCTTTTGTTGTATCGGCCATTGTGCCTTGATACGTGCATCACACCATGGCATTTCCTGCATCAGAGCGAGTTTGTCATCTCtcctgagcagggcagggcctCCAGCTgagaggctgggggtgcagctgtgcccagcacgAGCACAGAGCCTTGGATTTCACAGCATTTGCTTCATTCACAAATTACTTGCATTAAGCTGCACAAAATGGGCTTTTTTTGACTCTTAGGGTGGGCTTGGATTGATGTTACAAGTAGCTTGGGTGTGAGCTTATTTGAAGGGAGGTGAGGAAGGATTTTTGGTTctctaagaaaaataataatcgTTAATGTCACAGATAGAATTCCATCTTTGCCTAATCTGACTCCACTCTTCATCACTATTGATCCTGAGAGGGACAACGAAGAAGCCATTGCCAGATATGTTAAAGGTATTAATTACTGTTGTCTTCCTCAATGTCTTATAGCATGTAATACAGAGCGCTGAAAAGGAGGCTTTTGATGGGATTCTTTTCACTAAGATATCTAAATGTCTTCTTTCTGTCTAGAATTTTCTCCAAAGCTGATCGGATTGACTGGTACCAGGGCACAGATTGACCAAGTGGCCAAAGCTTACCGTGTGTATTACAGCGAAGGTCCCAAAGATGAAGACAGTGATTACATAGTAAGTAAATGTAGGGCTTTTGCCTAATGAAAGGCTTTGGTTAAGAGCAGGatatagattttaaaatcagaaggCAGCTTTGCAATCTCTGCTGAAGTCATACGTGACAGAGCCTGTTGCACTGATGTGTTAAGCTGTGTTTTAGAGGTATCGGTCAGAATCAAGGTGCCCTCTTACAAGCTCAGAACCTCGCTGAAGCATATTCTAAAAATGTACAGTCCCAAGCCTGCATACAGCTAGCAAGCCTGGCATTAATTtgaacttttttctgttgtgtaatGTTTTTGTCTGGCTGTTTTTCTATGTGCTCTGAAGTGAAAATGGAGTGGGAAATTAAGGCaagaggaagagggggaaatgagtgcggcgaatgaagagacgggactcagcttgatgcaagcaaatgtcaatttattgtacagaagcacgaggttttatagactttcagaagctgcgcattttaaactaattggttcttgaagctaagccttgcatactaggcaatccctgattggtggttaactgccagcaattaacaacaaggtgttatctttccttgggccatccgtctcccactcccctgtgctctgtaaacatgcctcatcatgttaattgttgtctagacaagctcgagcaaattcccctcagctaactgattgccatgcatggtcctagtttccagcccgctcctgcaaaTGAGAGGTAAAACAAGTAATACCTATTCCCTGCCAAACTGACACCAAGGAGGTGGGGTCTTCCTGGCAAGAAACTTGAACGGTGCAAAGTTTGCCTGCAGATACTATGAAGATCTTCCTGCTGTGTCAAATGACCTGGTAGAGAGAGCATATCAGTGCTAAATTGAGTGGGAACAAAATACATAGAGTGATAGTGTgaaaggggaaactgaggtTTAAGTGAGGCTAAACTGGGTAGTCAAAATCTTACTCTCCCTGGAAGTAAATAGGACTGGTTATAgggctcagagctgctgccaaGGCCTTCCTGACCTGCCACATCCTGAGCAGATTGACAGAGTAGGTACAAGTGATACAGCAAATGAGGATACACATTATAtgatctttgggttttttctacaTTACAAGAACTAAGGGCATCAGAGGAAACTAAAAACAGGTTCAAAAGGAAAGGTGGTGATGGTTCTTTTTGCAGCGGGCACGTGGGAAGTGGAATCCCTTGCTACAGATGCAAATGGTAGGAGTTTATGGGAGTCCACAGAGAGACCTGTTGATAGTCTTTGCAAAAACCAGGCTGTTGAGGATTATGAAATGCACAGAAATCTCGCCTAGTTCAGGAAGCGTGAGAGCTAAAAATGTTTGGGAGGTGCTAGAGGAAGATAGCATATTTTTGGTGCTGGTTTTATACTCTTCTTTAAAGCAACCACTTTTGGCCACTATTTGAGGTTGTATACTGAGGCAGATTGCTTTGGGTCCAATCCAGTATTGTCTAttcttaatctgttttttaaaaccaccTGACTGCAGCAAGTAAATTATCCACGTGGACAAAAAGATTGGTGGAACAAAAAAGTGGTGCATAGAAATAaacagcaagagcagcacaTAAGCTCAGTAAAGAGAAGATGGAATCACACTAGTGATCTGCACTGCTCTACATTACTAAAAGGGGTGTAAAGTGGGACATCAAGAATTTGTTTTCACTGGAAGTGTCAACTCAGTAGTTGAAAAACTAGAAAATTTGAAACTAGagtaaaatatttgaattaaacCTGCTTTAGTAAAATCTTGAGAAACATTCTTTCAGTGTCAGAAATGCCATTAAGTTTAATGCATCCTTTTAGCTTGTGGTACTGGACATGTTTATGCGGTATCTTGATTTCAAACACAGTTGTACTCtctatgtatatgtatgtttcAGCTCTTTCTCTCCAGTGACGGTGAGATGATGTAGTCTCTTGAGCAATCACAGATTCATGGCCTTCATTTTCAGTATTCTCTGTCTTTGCTTGTAAAGATGTTGTCACAGTTAGATGCAGACAGTGCTTCCGGTGACATTCTAAATAAGTTTGCCATGGagttaatttttatataaatcaAATCAGAATACCTTGGAACACTTATGCAATTGTtactttgaacatttttttaagggTTATTTCAGTTCGGACAGTAGAGGGGGCCCCCTCCCACCACATCTATTTTCCTCTGCACTGGCTCCTCTGTGTGCAGCTCCTGTATCCCAGTGATGCTCTTGGTCCAATTGTTTGCACTGATGATCAACTTGGTTTAATGGAATGCTGTTGTTTATATTGGATTTACATCACGTTAGCAACAGCAGGAGCCTGAATACCTTATGGGGCTCACGGACCATCATGAGAAGTAGAGGGGAAACTTGGAAAAGTGAGGGGGAGGGACCATTAGCCTGCAGGTTTGCCCTAGCCttgtctgtgctgcaggaaaggTGCCAGCAGCTTCCTGAAGACTTGTCTGCTTAAAGTATTCCTTCATGGATTCCAAGTACGCAAgtagttttctgtatttattttcttgagtaAAACAAGAAGAGGTCACAGAGGTGatgctgagggttttttttatcttacttCTTGGTGAGAAGTCTTGTCAGACAGCTGAACCAAAGGCTGGACAGGATGCTGTTGCTGCTGACTTTGAGACATGTGCAGGATATTCCAGTATTTAATGGGTGACTACAAAGAAAATGGAGAGTCCCTTTTTACAAGGAGTCACACGAAAAAGTTGAGGGGTAACAGGGTACAAGTTACTCCTGGGGAGATTCTGACTGGACACTTGAGGAAATAATTTACAACGAGAACACCCAGCCACTGGAATagtctccccagggaagtggtggattggctggacagggtgctgggccatcttgtGTAGACCTTGCCAGGAAAGGCTGGACCAGGtgatccttgaggtcccttccaacctggtattctGTGATCTTTTTTAACAAGCCACAATATGCTCTCTTGCAGGTGGATCACACAATAATAATGTACCTCCTTGGGCCAGATGGTGACTTTGTGGACTATTATGGCCAGAATAAGAGGAGCGCTGAGATTTCTGCTTCTATTGCTGCACACATGAGAAAATACAGATCCTAAAACACAACGTCTTTGAAGGTTGATGTGAACGTCACCTGTAGGTTTGGCTGTAATTTGGGCATTGGAGTTAAAGCAGAAGCATACAAGTGTAACATCCTGTCACCACGTGCCTCCTTTCTTCCAAAGGAGGAAGGCAACCATACTTCCGGAAAATACCATTATAAAAAAATGTCTATAGAGCCTTCGCTGTGGATATTATTTGCAGCAAGATCTAGGCTACAGGATAAAGTCTGGGACTTCCCTGAGACATTGTTGGGagcaaaaaatggaaaacacttttCATTTGGGAAGAATGTGTGTATAACTGGTAAAATTAATTGATGTCTTGTAGCAAGACGTCAGCGAAGGATGGTCACTGCAGGAGGGTGGTTACTGGATGGAAAGCGATGTGGCCCATGAGATGCTCAGAGGACCCCTGCCCTCTCTTTTATTGCACTGTTTTGCCTTCTGGGAGAGGCAGTTACAATGTTGTAAGCAGGAGAGCCTTAGGAATCCTTAAGAAGGTGAAGagcactgaaaacagcagcttctACATATGGGACCAGCCCTGTAGTGTGCCtgatcttttcttcatttgaatgcaaaaatgtgtttttcttgatGATTTTTCCAGGTGAACGCTGTTAACTTGTAAGGAAATTAGTAATAGGttttaaatagatatttttttttctggtctaaattattttatgcatAGTTGGCCTGATTACGCTACGCTGGATAGCGGAGAGGATGAAGATGGTCTGTGCCCATGCATAGGGCTGTCAATCAGATAAATTTTATGCAGTGCAGCCTCCTGGGAATGAGACCTCC comes from Falco naumanni isolate bFalNau1 chromosome 1, bFalNau1.pat, whole genome shotgun sequence and encodes:
- the ADPRM gene encoding manganese-dependent ADP-ribose/CDP-alcohol diphosphatase; this translates as MAAAPPLLCFGVIADIQYADAEDGYDFGGCRRRYYRQSLGLLRDAVEAWAAERPPLAFVLQLGDSIDGLNARRGAAEAALERVLAVLGRLPVPVHHAWGNHELYNFSRARLARSGLSAAVARPPGRDCQACRCSPAGDCQAYHFSPAVRVRVVVLDAYDLSILGREPDSPRYLESLRLLREKNPNDNLNSPAGLEEPQFVEFNGGFSQAQLDWFNEVLKFSDENQEKVVVMGHLPIHPDASDRVCLAWNYKDALSVIYSHRCVVCFLAGHLHDGGYCLDSHGVHHLTLEGVIETPPESNAFGTIYVYEDKMILKGRGRISDRVMHFRKW
- the LOC121081626 gene encoding protein SCO1 homolog, mitochondrial, with protein sequence MKKVKRWKEEALEKERNRGIGKPLLGGPFSLVSHEGQPRSSKDYIGQWVLIYFGFTHCPDICPDELEKMIEVVDEIDRIPSLPNLTPLFITIDPERDNEEAIARYVKEFSPKLIGLTGTRAQIDQVAKAYRVYYSEGPKDEDSDYIVDHTIIMYLLGPDGDFVDYYGQNKRSAEISASIAAHMRKYRS